A section of the Arcobacter roscoffensis genome encodes:
- a CDS encoding zinc-binding dehydrogenase: MKAAVLNNTNQPLAIENITFNELQEGQVLVEIAYSGICHSQLMEVRGKRGEDKWLPHLLGHEATGFVRKVGNGVTKVKEGDKVVLGWIKGEGLNAPCASYDNNGKTINSGQVTTFNEFSIVSENRVTKLEEGIPLDVAVLFGCAIPTGSGIVINEIQAKENTTIAIFGLGGIGLSALMATKLYNFNKVIAIDIEENKLQLAKEFGATHTINSSKEDVNERLKELTLNEGVDYSVEATGLAKIIEIAFKNVKNNGGLCVFASHPQNGDLIKIDPFDLICGKQIKGSWGGACIPDRDLPKFYKLYKEGKLPLEKLLEKRYTLDEINEALDDLENRKVTRPLIQINPALEK; the protein is encoded by the coding sequence ATGAAAGCAGCAGTTTTAAATAATACAAATCAACCTTTAGCTATTGAAAATATTACATTTAATGAATTACAAGAAGGTCAAGTTCTTGTAGAAATAGCCTATAGTGGTATTTGTCACTCCCAACTTATGGAAGTTAGAGGTAAAAGAGGTGAAGACAAGTGGTTACCTCATTTACTAGGACATGAAGCAACTGGATTTGTTCGAAAAGTTGGGAATGGCGTAACTAAAGTGAAAGAAGGTGACAAGGTTGTATTAGGCTGGATAAAAGGTGAAGGATTAAATGCTCCTTGTGCTTCATATGATAATAATGGTAAAACAATTAACTCTGGACAAGTAACCACTTTTAATGAATTTTCCATTGTATCTGAAAATAGAGTAACAAAACTAGAAGAAGGAATACCTTTAGATGTGGCTGTTTTATTTGGTTGTGCAATTCCAACAGGAAGTGGAATAGTAATAAATGAAATCCAAGCAAAAGAAAACACTACGATTGCAATTTTTGGACTGGGAGGCATAGGATTAAGTGCTTTAATGGCAACAAAACTTTACAACTTCAATAAAGTTATTGCTATTGATATTGAAGAAAATAAACTTCAATTAGCAAAAGAGTTTGGAGCAACACATACTATTAATTCTTCAAAAGAAGATGTAAATGAAAGACTAAAAGAACTAACTTTAAATGAAGGTGTTGACTATAGTGTTGAAGCTACAGGTTTAGCAAAAATAATTGAAATAGCTTTTAAAAATGTAAAAAACAATGGTGGATTATGTGTTTTTGCATCACATCCTCAAAATGGAGACCTAATCAAAATTGACCCATTTGATTTAATTTGCGGAAAACAAATAAAAGGAAGTTGGGGAGGAGCTTGTATCCCAGATAGAGACTTGCCAAAGTTTTATAAGCTTTATAAAGAAGGTAAACTTCCACTAGAAAAGTTACTTGAAAAAAGATATACTTTAGATGAAATTAATGAAGCCCTTGATGATTTAGAGAATCGAAAAGTTACAAGACCATTAATTCAAATAAATCCCGCCTTGGAAAAATAA
- a CDS encoding PfkB family carbohydrate kinase yields MKKTALVYGNFNILHPGHLRLLKFAKESSDYLIVAVNSDNLTKNLELLDEKTRLDSIKATSYVDEAFILDEDIINYIKRVKPSIIVKGKEHEQKKNKEEDILKEYGGKLLFTSGEIGFSSLDLLNKDFQVNNSFIQHSSSYLSRHKINKVKLENFIESFSKLNVLVIGDTIIDEYITCNPVGMSQEDPTIVVTPLSNNKFIGGAAIVASHAKTLGAEVSYISVVGDDLNYTYTKKYLQNLNISTKLYKDATRPTTLKQRFRAHNKTLLRVNHLKQHYINKDFEKSILKKIKKIKDLDLIIFSDFSYGVLTKKLIEKISDFALKNNISMAADSQSSSQVGDISKFKNMDIVTPTEREIRLSINDFESGLVVLSKKLFKKSKPKYIFTTLGSEGVMIYNSKQDALLTDNIPALNNNAKDVSGAGDSLLTCSSMAKAIGANIWQAGYLGSLAAAIQVSRVGNIPIKKDELLNELRKIND; encoded by the coding sequence ATGAAAAAAACAGCTTTAGTTTATGGTAATTTTAATATCCTACACCCAGGACATTTAAGACTATTAAAATTTGCAAAAGAGAGTTCAGATTATTTAATTGTAGCTGTAAACTCTGATAATCTAACAAAAAATTTAGAGTTATTAGATGAAAAGACTAGATTAGACTCAATAAAAGCTACAAGTTATGTGGATGAAGCTTTTATTCTAGATGAAGATATTATAAATTATATAAAAAGAGTAAAGCCTTCTATCATTGTAAAAGGTAAAGAGCATGAGCAAAAGAAAAATAAAGAAGAAGATATTCTAAAAGAGTATGGAGGAAAACTTCTATTTACATCTGGAGAAATTGGTTTTTCTTCTTTAGATTTATTAAATAAAGATTTTCAAGTTAACAACTCATTTATTCAACACTCATCAAGTTACTTATCAAGACACAAAATAAATAAAGTAAAATTAGAAAATTTTATTGAGAGTTTTTCAAAACTAAATGTATTAGTTATTGGCGATACAATAATTGATGAGTATATCACTTGTAATCCAGTAGGAATGAGCCAAGAAGACCCAACTATAGTTGTTACTCCTTTATCTAATAATAAATTTATAGGTGGTGCAGCAATCGTAGCTTCCCATGCAAAAACTTTAGGTGCAGAAGTTTCATATATTTCAGTTGTGGGAGATGATTTAAACTATACATATACAAAAAAGTATTTACAAAATCTAAATATCAGCACAAAACTATATAAAGACGCTACTAGACCCACTACATTAAAACAAAGATTTAGAGCACACAATAAAACTCTACTAAGAGTAAATCATTTAAAACAACACTATATAAATAAAGATTTTGAGAAATCTATCCTAAAAAAAATAAAAAAAATAAAAGATTTAGACCTTATAATTTTTTCTGACTTTTCATATGGTGTATTAACCAAGAAACTTATAGAAAAAATCTCAGATTTTGCACTAAAAAATAATATCTCTATGGCAGCAGATTCTCAAAGTTCCTCACAAGTTGGAGATATATCAAAATTTAAAAATATGGATATAGTAACTCCAACAGAGAGAGAAATTAGACTATCAATAAATGATTTTGAATCAGGACTTGTTGTATTATCAAAAAAACTATTTAAAAAATCAAAACCTAAATATATTTTCACAACACTTGGAAGTGAAGGGGTTATGATATATAACTCAAAACAAGATGCACTTTTAACAGATAATATTCCTGCTTTAAACAATAATGCAAAAGATGTAAGTGGTGCAGGAGACTCTTTACTTACATGTTCATCAATGGCTAAAGCAATAGGAGCAAATATCTGGCAAGCTGGATATTTAGGTTCACTAGCAGCAGCAATTCAAGTAAGTAGAGTTGGTAATATACCTATTAAAAAAGATGAATTATTAAATGAACTAAGGAAGATAAATGACTAA
- a CDS encoding B12-binding domain-containing radical SAM protein, whose protein sequence is MTKINFDEKEVYLKEKKKINNIKKVVLVYPNQRWFKEDMHTTWNLNPSTLCILASMIKNHVEEIKIIDAQFDNLTQEEFKKQIEEEKPDLVGISILTTEYSIIADITLDIVKGFDSSIITVLGGVHCTLHFDDVMKNDKVDFCIRGEGEYVFQGLVKYLNSQGELPEEGLVYRNNLNEVIAQEATLVKDVNKIAIPDYSFIDFEKYTMKSPREGIEAPPALPYARIQTSRGCPIGCTFCLVESISGKKLRKRSAESIIEELEYLVKNYKIKSVVFEDDNPFGDKVRTKRILKAMIDKKLNLKWKATAVFLPAIDEEILDLMAQSGCIMLNIAIESGNQRVLNEVIHKPLKLTSVAPKVALAHKYGLFVVANFIVGLPSETWEEMRETFRFAEETKIDYVKFFIANVFSGTKLYDYAMQHNAIDKETYSELNINWRFSRIKSDEWEPEEVSILRAYEWDRINFTDPKKREKTAKMMGISQEELNKIRRETRKALHKDLYPVMNL, encoded by the coding sequence ATGACTAAAATTAATTTTGATGAAAAAGAAGTATATTTAAAAGAGAAGAAAAAAATAAATAACATTAAAAAAGTTGTACTCGTTTATCCTAATCAAAGATGGTTCAAAGAAGATATGCACACAACTTGGAACCTAAATCCTTCAACTTTATGTATTCTTGCAAGTATGATAAAAAATCATGTTGAAGAAATAAAAATCATTGATGCTCAATTTGATAATTTAACACAAGAAGAGTTTAAAAAACAAATAGAAGAAGAGAAACCTGATTTAGTAGGAATCTCTATTTTAACTACAGAATACAGTATTATTGCTGATATTACACTTGACATAGTAAAAGGTTTTGACTCGTCTATTATTACTGTTTTAGGTGGTGTTCATTGTACTTTACACTTTGATGATGTTATGAAAAATGATAAAGTTGACTTTTGTATTAGAGGAGAAGGTGAGTATGTATTCCAAGGTTTAGTAAAATACTTAAACTCTCAAGGAGAGCTTCCAGAAGAAGGCTTAGTATATAGAAATAATTTAAATGAAGTTATAGCTCAAGAAGCAACACTTGTAAAAGATGTTAATAAGATTGCTATTCCTGATTATTCATTTATTGATTTTGAAAAATATACTATGAAATCTCCAAGAGAAGGAATAGAAGCTCCACCTGCCTTACCTTATGCAAGAATACAAACATCAAGAGGTTGTCCTATTGGTTGTACTTTTTGTTTAGTTGAATCAATTTCAGGTAAAAAACTTAGAAAAAGGTCAGCAGAAAGTATTATTGAAGAGTTAGAATATTTAGTTAAAAACTATAAAATCAAGTCTGTTGTCTTTGAAGATGATAATCCATTTGGAGATAAAGTCAGAACAAAAAGAATTTTAAAAGCAATGATCGATAAAAAGCTTAATCTTAAATGGAAAGCAACTGCAGTATTTTTACCAGCTATTGATGAAGAGATATTAGATTTAATGGCTCAGTCTGGTTGTATAATGCTAAATATAGCTATTGAGTCTGGAAATCAAAGAGTTTTAAATGAAGTAATTCACAAACCATTAAAATTAACTAGTGTAGCTCCAAAAGTAGCATTAGCTCATAAATATGGATTATTTGTCGTTGCAAATTTCATTGTTGGACTTCCTAGTGAAACATGGGAGGAAATGAGAGAAACTTTTAGGTTTGCAGAAGAAACAAAAATAGATTATGTGAAGTTTTTTATTGCCAATGTTTTTAGTGGTACAAAACTATATGACTACGCTATGCAACACAATGCAATTGATAAAGAGACATATAGTGAGTTAAATATTAACTGGAGATTTTCTAGAATAAAAAGTGATGAATGGGAGCCGGAAGAAGTATCAATTTTAAGAGCTTATGAATGGGATAGAATTAATTTTACAGATCCAAAAAAAAGAGAAAAAACAGCAAAAATGATGGGTATAAGTCAAGAAGAATTAAATAAAATAAGAAGAGAAACTAGAAAAGCTCTTCATAAAGACTTATATCCAGTGATGAATCTGTAA
- a CDS encoding SDR family oxidoreductase produces MTTTGLFHKMIDKNSKIVISGANGSVGKLLFNKLEKEDFLVEKLDLNDLNNKDIFIHLAAKTSNTQEILDSNISYLKECIEYCKKTNIKNFIFFSTMSVYGNINQKNINEQTSFSNTPSIYGLSKLLGEELLKESGLNVLILRLPAILTKNTTNTFIYKLYEKLSNNEDITITNYNKTFTNIIDINSIYDFILTYDFKSKNETFVLGIKKEKALKEVVEFLKKELNSKSNIVLNDNISNFYNIDNSKAIKYGFKQRNIKEVLKEWINLLRA; encoded by the coding sequence GTGACTACTACTGGTTTATTCCATAAAATGATAGATAAAAACTCTAAAATTGTTATTTCAGGTGCAAATGGCTCTGTTGGTAAACTTCTTTTTAATAAACTAGAAAAAGAAGATTTTTTAGTAGAGAAATTGGATTTAAATGACTTAAATAATAAAGATATTTTTATTCACCTAGCAGCAAAAACATCAAATACACAAGAGATATTAGACTCTAATATCTCTTATTTAAAAGAGTGTATAGAGTATTGTAAAAAGACTAATATCAAAAACTTTATTTTCTTCTCGACAATGTCAGTTTATGGAAATATAAATCAAAAAAATATAAATGAACAAACTAGCTTTTCTAATACACCAAGTATTTATGGACTTTCAAAACTACTTGGAGAAGAATTATTAAAAGAGTCAGGTTTAAATGTTTTAATTCTAAGACTTCCAGCGATACTAACAAAAAATACAACTAACACCTTTATTTATAAGTTATACGAAAAACTATCAAACAATGAAGATATAACAATTACTAACTACAATAAAACTTTTACTAACATAATAGATATAAACTCTATCTATGATTTTATTTTAACTTATGATTTTAAAAGTAAAAATGAAACTTTTGTTTTAGGAATAAAAAAAGAAAAAGCTTTAAAAGAAGTAGTAGAGTTTTTAAAAAAAGAGTTAAACTCAAAATCCAATATTGTATTAAATGATAATATTTCAAACTTTTACAATATTGATAACTCAAAAGCTATAAAATATGGTTTTAAACAAAGAAATATAAAAGAAGTTTTAAAAGAATGGATAAATTTATTAAGGGCATAA
- a CDS encoding class I SAM-dependent methyltransferase — MGKEIDLMENYPKSKRDLTKRLEEKTPQDRQLARKFGKEFFDGDRSHGYGGFSYNSRFWEPVVPTFKEYYNLDENSKILDIGCAKGFMLYDFKRLIPGIEVQGIDISSYAIENAKEEVKEFLQVGDARKLPFPDNHFDLVISITTLHNLTKEDMKIALKEIMRVTKKDVFITLDAYRDDEEKKRMDAWNLTALTMMHTKEWEEFFKECGYKGDYYWFIP; from the coding sequence ATGGGAAAAGAAATTGATTTAATGGAAAACTACCCTAAATCAAAAAGGGATTTAACAAAAAGATTAGAAGAAAAAACACCTCAAGATAGACAGCTAGCTAGAAAATTTGGTAAAGAGTTCTTTGATGGTGATAGAAGCCATGGATATGGTGGTTTTTCATACAATTCAAGATTTTGGGAACCAGTAGTTCCAACTTTTAAAGAGTATTACAATCTAGATGAAAATAGTAAGATTTTGGATATTGGTTGTGCGAAAGGTTTTATGCTTTACGACTTTAAAAGATTAATTCCAGGAATAGAAGTTCAAGGTATTGATATATCTTCTTATGCTATTGAAAACGCTAAAGAAGAAGTAAAAGAGTTTTTACAAGTAGGAGATGCAAGAAAACTACCTTTTCCTGATAATCACTTTGATTTAGTAATTTCAATTACTACTTTACATAATCTAACAAAAGAAGATATGAAAATCGCTTTAAAAGAGATTATGAGAGTTACAAAAAAAGATGTTTTTATTACTCTTGATGCATATAGAGATGATGAAGAGAAGAAAAGAATGGATGCATGGAATTTAACAGCACTTACAATGATGCACACAAAAGAATGGGAAGAGTTCTTTAAAGAGTGTGGATATAAAGGTGACTACTACTGGTTTATTCCATAA
- a CDS encoding nucleotidyltransferase family protein: MKALLLAAGLGTRLRPITNTIPKCLVEINKKPLLEYWLQNLSEIGVNEFLINTHYLSDKVQEFVENSNFKNNITLVHEKELLNTGGTLLANKEFFIKEEEFFLIHADNLCFCDFEVFVDTHKKNKDICEITMMLFETGTPKSCGIVELDSKNIVQKFHEKVENPPSNLANGAVYICNNTILDYLESLNKKEIDFSLDVIPNYLGKINTFLNDVYHRDIGTVESYKQAVKDIKNFDLFKNNI, encoded by the coding sequence ATGAAAGCCTTACTTTTAGCCGCTGGTTTAGGCACAAGACTTAGACCTATTACTAATACTATTCCTAAATGTCTGGTTGAAATAAATAAGAAACCTTTATTGGAGTATTGGCTTCAAAATTTATCAGAAATTGGTGTTAATGAGTTTCTGATAAATACTCATTATTTAAGTGATAAAGTTCAAGAGTTTGTAGAAAATAGTAATTTTAAAAACAACATAACTCTTGTGCATGAAAAAGAGCTTTTAAATACAGGAGGCACACTTCTTGCAAATAAAGAGTTTTTTATTAAAGAAGAAGAGTTTTTTTTGATACATGCTGATAATCTTTGTTTTTGTGATTTTGAAGTTTTTGTAGACACACATAAAAAAAATAAAGATATTTGTGAAATTACTATGATGTTATTTGAAACAGGAACTCCAAAATCCTGTGGAATAGTTGAACTTGATTCAAAAAATATTGTTCAAAAATTTCATGAAAAAGTTGAAAACCCTCCATCAAACTTGGCTAATGGTGCTGTATATATTTGCAATAATACAATACTTGATTACCTAGAAAGCCTAAATAAAAAAGAGATTGATTTTTCACTAGATGTTATTCCTAATTATTTAGGGAAAATAAATACTTTTTTAAATGATGTTTATCACAGAGACATTGGTACAGTTGAAAGCTATAAGCAAGCAGTTAAAGATATAAAGAATTTTGATTTATTTAAAAATAATATTTAA